The region TTATAACCAATCAGCAACTGCATGGAAAGATTCCCAGCAATTGGAGAAGTGCTTTGTAACTTCGTACATATTTCTTAACAGTAGTAGTTCTCCAAATTTCATGTCAAGAAGAAGTGTGCcaatatttaacaaaaaaacCCTGTTTTCTTGATGTTGTTGAACGTTTAAACTGCTACTTGGATGAAAAGAAATACTAAAAATATTGCCAGTGGGTATTTTACAGTTCTTTTCTTCCGTAGAAACTGAATCCAGGATTCAAGGTTCCATCAAAGGTTCCCACAGATCAACGCCTCTTTTGCCGAAAAAAAGCTCGCATTCCATAACAGAAACAATTCAAGCAGCATCACTGGTGACTAATAAGCTTAGATCAAGGACAGTGAATGCAGCAAGCACAAGAAAGAACTGGATAGCGTCAATACAAACACCAGAGCGCTCGAGTCAAGATAATTCGCTTTCACTATTCTCGAGGAGCCTGCCTAAGCTCTCAAAGGCAAACTCTCGGTCTACGATTGATACAATTATCGACAACTCGATATCTCCTTTACCAGCTACCAATTCGCAAACAATGAAGACTCCTCCAATGAAAGTCTCAGAAGGTTTTCAACCATCCCAAGTTGTCTCAGGCACCTACAAGTCATCCGGTGAAAGAATCGTGGTAATCTCCTTGACAGAAAAAGGAAAGCCAATCTCGACAACACTCTTAACTGTATTTCAAACTTCAAGCCAAGGTTTTCGTCTGCCCGCAGCTTTGACGATAATGAGGAAGACAGGCTCGGTAACAGGTGATTCAAAGAACTATTCCTGGTCCGCTTCCAACAACAAGGCAGAATACTTGTCATACATTGACAATTCATTCTCCCAGTCTGCTTTTCAAGATTCTATAGTACAGACAAGATCAGCTAGAACTGATCCGATCGCTCCGTCTGTTTCCTCGATACATTCTAGTCGGCAAGTTTCTTCGCTATCGAAGCAATCTGAAATTTTGAACGCAATTGCCAGAAGTCCACCCATACTGAACACCGTCACTACAAGTTCACCCAAGAGCAGAATTCATTCCAAAGAGGCGTTAactcttttgaaaaactcagagacgatgaattttgaaaaagagcgacAAGTTATATTAAGTTCAAGGGACGATGACTGGTTGGTTGAAACATCAAGGTTTACGTTGCTCTTTTCGACAAGGCAGTCTCCTGAAAAGCAACAGATTCATTCCTCTACCTTTTCGGCAAATGGGAATTCTGAGAATCTGTTGCACTCTAGGGTAACATCTTCACAAACAACGAGCTCTGGAAGCTCTACTTCTCCTCTAAAACCTCTAGCGCCAGATGTTACTATAGGCTTACTGTCGCCTTTCGGATTGTCTGCAACCGTCAAACCGTCGGACAGTCATTTTCAGACAACTACGAGTACTATTCTTACTCGGACAGCGTCCCCTCCATTTAGGGCCACTAGCATCAGTACAGCGGTGGAAACAGTTAAATTATTAAACTCATCTgcgaaaagtgaaaatttgagaTCCGCTAATCTAATCACGAAAATGACAGTCAAGATCTCGGGCTCCCAGGCAGGAAGAATGAGTAGACCATTCAGTCAAAAAGAAGATCTAAGTGAAAGTTGCAAAGTTATAGTCACTATTGATCATGAATCTCTCACCTCAACTATGACTAATACATTGTCTCTGGACAAAACAGCAAATTCTTCTATGCACGGACTTTTAACAAGATCGTCCTTTTTATCATCACCAATGATAGATGGTCATTCAGCTGAGATGTTTTCTAGGCGAAGTGCACTTCCAGTAGGCTGGAAATCAACGAAACTAGAGACAACTAGCACACTGGTCAGGTTTTATTCAAGACCTCTTTTAACATCTGTTGGTTTCCCGAATGCCTCCTTTTCCTTAAGGGGGGATGTCCGAGCCACAAGGACCCTTGCGCCAGAGGGGAGAACCAAAACAATCGATTTGCATTCCATTTTGCCTGGTTCCTTACAGTCAGGAGAAAGCCATAGCTTATCTCCGTTTGTTACAAAATCAACTGCACCCTCAACGATATCCTCTCCACCGGCGAAGAGATCGCCCTCATTCCACTCCCGCCATGATGGAGCAGTTTTTAGCAGTTCTTCGTTCGAAAGCCAATTTTCGAGAAAAGGAATTAGCGAGCAAATGACACCTCGATACAATACATCTCCTGCTACCGAGACACCCTCCTCTGGCTTGTATAATGGGACGGCAAAAACGCTGAACTCTTCTGTGATGATGCAATCTATAGCCTCCAAGGGAGAAATTCGAACTTCCCAAATGATCTCAAGAGTTACTAAATTCGTCAGGTATAGCGAGGAGTCCCGAGGCAGAAAAAGCAACTATGCCCTGAGTAATCCGAGTTACAAGACGGCCTTCCTGGCCACCGAGTCCAATGGAGGGTTTTTGCATTCGCGCCAGACATCAACAAATTCGGTTTTTTCAATGACAGCCATTTTAAGAACAGAAGTGTCTACTTCTTCCTTGTTTTCATACTTGACAGTTACGAGAAACTCCATTGTCACAAAGTCAAGCAACGAGACTCTGCGCGTCCAAGATGGAACTTCTTCGCTACACTCAAAGAACCACTCATCTGCAGCTAACAAGGGAATCCAATCGTCCTTTAATGCCTATCATAGCTCAATGCTACAAGCTACAGGATCaggaaatttggttttatattTAAACAGCCACAGTGTATACTCAACTCGTTATCCGGGATCTAACTTGACAGGATCTTTATTTAAGGTCATGGACGGTTCCTTAAcaataaagaacaaaatttatCACAAGAACCTTTCTAATCCAAATTCAACCATGTTCAAAAGACTTGCAGGTGAGCTTGAAGCTTCAATCATGAACATTCTATCTTTGAACAATACGGATGTCTTGGATGTTACAGTAACATCTTTTGAAAACGGCAGCGTGGTTGCATTTTTCAGCCTAAGAGTAACATACAACGCAAAGCTGAATGATCAGGAGTATGCTCGAATTCTGAAGGAAGCCAACGAAACTCTGTGGAATGGCTTAATTGTTTCCAATATTACGGTGACTTTACGAATTGTACAAAGGCATTCTTCGAAAGCTTTAGACGGAGAGGATGAAAAAGGCAACTCAAATGTTGCCACTATTGCCACAATAATAGTACTT is a window of Acropora palmata chromosome 11, jaAcrPala1.3, whole genome shotgun sequence DNA encoding:
- the LOC141898006 gene encoding uncharacterized protein LOC141898006, producing the protein MEKQTRSVRFSPIEDEACDESSNVGSELNLVPEGITLEEVYVGGLFENEKKRHLSKEGAKAIQRGLRRHKRAVLSLGFVLLLGVGCVAIYLIVMELYNQGNTPYSRQLGLKNSAPTTESTTIEISTSPLISDKTVQSIKETESRIQGSIKGSHRSTPLLPKKSSHSITETIQAASLVTNKLRSRTVNAASTRKNWIASIQTPERSSQDNSLSLFSRSLPKLSKANSRSTIDTIIDNSISPLPATNSQTMKTPPMKVSEGFQPSQVVSGTYKSSGERIVVISLTEKGKPISTTLLTVFQTSSQGFRLPAALTIMRKTGSVTGDSKNYSWSASNNKAEYLSYIDNSFSQSAFQDSIVQTRSARTDPIAPSVSSIHSSRQVSSLSKQSEILNAIARSPPILNTVTTSSPKSRIHSKEALTLLKNSETMNFEKERQVILSSRDDDWLVETSRFTLLFSTRQSPEKQQIHSSTFSANGNSENLLHSRVTSSQTTSSGSSTSPLKPLAPDVTIGLLSPFGLSATVKPSDSHFQTTTSTILTRTASPPFRATSISTAVETVKLLNSSAKSENLRSANLITKMTVKISGSQAGRMSRPFSQKEDLSESCKVIVTIDHESLTSTMTNTLSLDKTANSSMHGLLTRSSFLSSPMIDGHSAEMFSRRSALPVGWKSTKLETTSTLVRFYSRPLLTSVGFPNASFSLRGDVRATRTLAPEGRTKTIDLHSILPGSLQSGESHSLSPFVTKSTAPSTISSPPAKRSPSFHSRHDGAVFSSSSFESQFSRKGISEQMTPRYNTSPATETPSSGLYNGTAKTLNSSVMMQSIASKGEIRTSQMISRVTKFVRYSEESRGRKSNYALSNPSYKTAFLATESNGGFLHSRQTSTNSVFSMTAILRTEVSTSSLFSYLTVTRNSIVTKSSNETLRVQDGTSSLHSKNHSSAANKGIQSSFNAYHSSMLQATGSGNLVLYLNSHSVYSTRYPGSNLTGSLFKVMDGSLTIKNKIYHKNLSNPNSTMFKRLAGELEASIMNILSLNNTDVLDVTVTSFENGSVVAFFSLRVTYNAKLNDQEYARILKEANETLWNGLIVSNITVTLRIVQRHSSKALDGEDEKGNSNVATIATIIVLGVLFILLAIGGCYICKRKLCNNSKIQPSDSLTSGSKLDGIEQVRQGTWVTDDKPFLTVNASTPDHPSETISETIRLKELQDNGSEQNIDFEKKDSKSSSGTSNASDKRLDE